The region GCGCAGCAGCCCGCGCCGTGACACGCCCTGCGGGTCCAGCGCGGCGGGGGACACGGATGGATCGGCCCAGGCGGGCAGTTGCTGCTCGGACATGCGGAACTTCTCCCTCGGGGAGTCGGAAGGTCTTCGGGTCACCGGTGGCCGAGACGGCTCAGTGGTTCATGAACTGCGAGACGGACAGCGCCCGTTCGACGATCCGTACGTCGCCGAGCCGTCCGTGCAGGATCTGGTCGATCTTGCCCGCGTACTCGTAGCCGCCGAGCAGCCAGGGCAGCCCGAGCGAGGTGAGACCGACGGCGACGGTGTGCGGGTTGCGGGCGACCGGGCAGCCCTGGACGTACATCGTGGTGTGCGAGCCGTCGTTGACGACGGCGACGTGCCACCACTGCTCGCGGGCCGTCTCGTCGCCCCAGTTGGTGACGATGCCCTGCTGGTTGAGCGGCCGGGCGGCCCACTGCGGGCCGGGCCCGTCGGAGAGGGAGAGCGTGGCGAGCGGCTCGTCCGGGTCGTCGGCGGTCTTGCCCGCGCCACCGCCCGTGCCGGTACGGCTGATCAGCGAGGCCCAGGCGTTGTGCGAGGCGTCCCAGTCGGCGGGGAGCTGGTAGAAGGCCTCGATGGTGTAACCGCGCTTGAAGGTCGCCGAGTTGAGGGGCGCCCCGTCGACCGTGCGCAGATACGCGCCCTTCAGCGGGGGCTTGCCGCCCTGGAAGAAGAGGCTGCCGTGACCCGGCTGGTCGGGGTGGTGGGCCGAGGACCAGGTGAGGGGGCTGTCGCCGACCTTGACCACGGTCAGGTCGTTGCCGTGCCCGGACTGGTCGCGCACCGTGCCCCCGACCGCCGTACCGTCCGTGTGTCCGTCGAAGCGCCAGTACGCGAGTGTGCCCCGGACCAGCATCTCGGACACCGGGCGCGTTGGGCGGGCGGGCACCGGCGCGAAGCCCGCGAAGCGGTCCTCGAAGTCGACGGCGACCGAGAACCGGTCGGCGTCACCGCTGAGTTCGATCTCCTGCCGCTCCAGCTCGTTGAGACCCTTGGCCGCCCGGCCCAGGATCCACGGCGAGATGGTCTCGACGTCGATGGTGTTGCGGTCGAGGTCGAAGCGGTAGAGGCGGATCATCGCCGCGCCGCCGTAGTAGCGGTTCTGGTAGTTCGTCAGGTGGAGGTGGACGTCGTGCCCGGCCGCGTTGGTACGGGTGGCGCGGGCGGCGGGCCAGTAGTGCCCGTTCAGGGTCAGGAAGATCTGGTCGTGGTCGTGGATCAGCTGGTCCCAGAGCTGCTGCCCGTACGAGGACAGGGTGTCGTCGTCCACGACCAGCTCGTGCGTGGTGAGGATGACCGGCGTCTTGGGATGCTGGGAGATGACGTCCTTCGCCCACGCGTAGCCCTGCGCCGACAGCCGCCAGTCCAGGGCGAGGACGAGCCACTCCCTGCCCGCCGCCCTGAACAGGTGGAAGGTGTTGTAGCCGTCCGGCGAGGCGCCGCCGAAGGTGCGCTTGCTCCGGAAGCGCTGCGGGCCGAAGACGTCCAGGTAGGGGGTCGCGCCCCGCTGGTCGTTCGTGGACGACCTGATGTCGTGGTTGCCCGCGAGCACGCTGTAGCCGACGCCGCGCCGGTCGAGCAGCTCGAACGCCTTGCCCGCGGCCGCGAATTCGGCCTGGCCGCCGTTCTCCGTGATGTCGCCCAGGTGCGAGAGGAAGACGATGTTCTCGTCCTTCCCGTGCTCCAGGAGATAGCGCAGCGAGGCCTCGATCGGCGCGGGGTTGATGCTCGGCCCGTCGAAGAGGTACTGCGTGTCGGGCATGACGGCGAGCGTGAAGCGGCGGCTGTCGGCGTCGGGCCGCCAGTTCGCCTCACGCGTCGCCGCCTGTGCCGTCACCGCGGGCAGGGCGGCCGAGGTGGTGGCCGCCGCGCCGATCAGGGCCGTGGCCCGCAGGAAGTTGCGTCTGCCGGCGCCGGCCTGCTCGGCCTCCGTCGCCTGGTCATGCGAAGTACACACGTCTGCTCCATGAAGGTGCGAAAGGGTCGGTGAGGAGTTCGAGTCAGGTCGAGCGTCGAGTCACGTCGAACGGGTCGAGCCGGTGGGACGGGCGGCGCGCCGCGTGCGGGGTCAGAGCACGCGCAGCGTCCAGGACCAGCGGTGGGTGCCGGCCGGGACGAGATGGTCGGCCGAGGTGTCGGGCCCGCACGAGGCCGTGCCGACCCCCCGGTGCGCGGCGTCGAGGTGCACCACGCAGCCGGGCCGCGGCACCAGCTCGTCGTGATGGGTGGCGGCCGCCAGATCCGCGGCCCGGTAGCGGGTCACGGTCACCTGACGCGGTTCGTCGAGCGCGACCGCGAGGCCCGTGGCGTCCGGCGCCGAGAGCGTGAAGCGGCGTACACCGTGCCGCCCGCCGCTCTCCTGCGGACGCAGATAGGGGGTGAACAACTCGTCCACGGGGAGGGAGTGGTGGCCCACCGGCGCGCCGGTGCTCCGGTCCGGGTAGGACTCCCAGGGACCCTGCCCGTACCACTCCAGGACATCGAGCCCGGCGACCGTCTCGAAGACCGAGCCCACCCGCGGTACGTCGTCGAGCGCGGCCGGCAACTGCGCGGTCTCCTCGATCCGCACCCCGCCCTCGACACGGGTGAACACCTGCTCGTGACGTACGGCGCCCGCCGGGGTCGCGTACTCGGCGACCACGGTGACGCCTGCGCTCTCGCGGCGTACGTCCACGAGCTTGCGCTCCAGCGCGTCGAGCCCCCAGGCCCGCCAGCGCACCGCCATGCCGCCGAGCTCGTCGTTGTCGGTCGGTGTCCGCCACAGCGACAGCACGGGGGCCGCGGTGAGCAGCGGATGGACGAGCAGCCCGTCCTCGTCGACCTCGACAGAGGAGTCCTCGGTCGCGACAGAGCCCACGGGGGTGGCCGCCCTGAGCCGCACCTGCGGCACACACACCTCCGTGCCGCGCGGTGCCCAGGCCTCCTCGTCCGCCGTGGTCACCCGCAGCGTCAGCCAGGCCTCGCCGCCGTCCTCCGGCAGCGTGAACGGCATCGGTACGGCCACCGATTCGCCCGCCCGTACGTCGGGCAGCTCGGCCGCGACCGTCAGCGTGCCGCCCTCCGCGAGGGACAGCTCCCACTCGGCGGTCAGCCACTCGAGGCCCCGGAAGTGCTGGTGGTTGGTGAGCCGCAGCTCGCCCCCGACGTACGCGAGGCGCACCGGCGCCGCGATCTCCCGGTGCTCGTACATCACCGGCTTGGGCGTGCGGTCGGGGAAGACGACCCCGTCGGCGACGAAGGCGCCGTCGTGGATCGTCTCGCCGAAGTCGCCGCCGTAGGCCCAGCGGTGGCCGGGCGCGGCGACACCGTTGTCATACAGCCCGGCGCCACCGCGCCCGGCCGGTCTTCCGTCGTTCACGCGTTGAAGAATGCCGTGGTCCCAGAACTCCCAGATGAAACCGCCCTGAAGCCCTGGGGTTGACTCGATGGCGGCCCAGTGGTCGGCCAGCGTGCCGTTGCTGTTGCCCATGGCGTGCGAGTACTCGCACTGGATGAGCGGCTTGGTCTGCTCCCCGGAGAGGGCGTGCGCGACACAGTCCTCGAGCGGCGCGTACATGGGGCAGGCGATGTCGGAGGCGACCTTCGGGTCGGCCCAGCCGAGCTTCGCCGCGCCCTCGTACTGGAGGGGCCGGGACGGGTCGTGGCTGCGCAGCCACCCGGCGGCGGCGTCGTGGTTGGCGCCGTAGTCGGACTCGTTGCCCAGCGACCAGATGATCACCGAGGGGTGGTTCTTGTCGCGCAGGACCATACGGGAGACGCGGTCCACGAAGGCGCCGAGGTAGCGGGGGTCGTCGGCGATCTCGTGCGCGTGGTCGTGCGCCTCGATGTTCGCCTCGTCCACGACGTAGAAGCCCAGCTCGTCCGCGAGGTCGAGCAGGGTCGGGTCGTTCGGGTAGTGGGCGGTGCGGATCGCGTTGAAGCCGAAGCGCTTCAGCGTCACCAGATCGGTGCGCATGTCGTCGTACGACACGGTCCGGCCCGTCAGCGGGTGGAAGTCGTGCCGGTTGACGCCCCGGATGTAGACCCGCTCGCCGTTGAGAAGCAGGTCCCGGCCGCGGATCTCGACCTCGCGGAAGCCCACGCGGTGGTGCGAGGTGTCGGCGACCGAGCCGTCGGCGCGGTGCAGCCGTACGGTCAGGTCGTACAGCTCGGGCGTCTCGGCGGTCCAGGCGC is a window of Streptomyces sp. NBC_00271 DNA encoding:
- a CDS encoding LamG-like jellyroll fold domain-containing protein; its protein translation is MCTSHDQATEAEQAGAGRRNFLRATALIGAAATTSAALPAVTAQAATREANWRPDADSRRFTLAVMPDTQYLFDGPSINPAPIEASLRYLLEHGKDENIVFLSHLGDITENGGQAEFAAAGKAFELLDRRGVGYSVLAGNHDIRSSTNDQRGATPYLDVFGPQRFRSKRTFGGASPDGYNTFHLFRAAGREWLVLALDWRLSAQGYAWAKDVISQHPKTPVILTTHELVVDDDTLSSYGQQLWDQLIHDHDQIFLTLNGHYWPAARATRTNAAGHDVHLHLTNYQNRYYGGAAMIRLYRFDLDRNTIDVETISPWILGRAAKGLNELERQEIELSGDADRFSVAVDFEDRFAGFAPVPARPTRPVSEMLVRGTLAYWRFDGHTDGTAVGGTVRDQSGHGNDLTVVKVGDSPLTWSSAHHPDQPGHGSLFFQGGKPPLKGAYLRTVDGAPLNSATFKRGYTIEAFYQLPADWDASHNAWASLISRTGTGGGAGKTADDPDEPLATLSLSDGPGPQWAARPLNQQGIVTNWGDETAREQWWHVAVVNDGSHTTMYVQGCPVARNPHTVAVGLTSLGLPWLLGGYEYAGKIDQILHGRLGDVRIVERALSVSQFMNH
- a CDS encoding glycoside hydrolase family 2 TIM barrel-domain containing protein, producing the protein MRDPLLALRPWEAPEVTSWGRLPMNAVDRRSGALSLDGSWRFQLLPTPTSAPGLAWSSLQVPGSWTTQDTDDLPQYTNFKMPWGEFPPTSPDANPTGVYEREVDVPAEWAGRRIVLQVGAAESVLLVHVDGRPVGVSKDSHLAAEFDLSDVVRPGERALLRLTVVKWSDASHLEDQDQWWHAGITRSVLLYATDPLRLADVTVRTRCDGGLRVDCQVRDAGGTLPQGWYVTGELDGQLLTQDAEYERFKEEDGRVSDFLGEARLTTVVAGVRAWTAETPELYDLTVRLHRADGSVADTSHHRVGFREVEIRGRDLLLNGERVYIRGVNRHDFHPLTGRTVSYDDMRTDLVTLKRFGFNAIRTAHYPNDPTLLDLADELGFYVVDEANIEAHDHAHEIADDPRYLGAFVDRVSRMVLRDKNHPSVIIWSLGNESDYGANHDAAAGWLRSHDPSRPLQYEGAAKLGWADPKVASDIACPMYAPLEDCVAHALSGEQTKPLIQCEYSHAMGNSNGTLADHWAAIESTPGLQGGFIWEFWDHGILQRVNDGRPAGRGGAGLYDNGVAAPGHRWAYGGDFGETIHDGAFVADGVVFPDRTPKPVMYEHREIAAPVRLAYVGGELRLTNHQHFRGLEWLTAEWELSLAEGGTLTVAAELPDVRAGESVAVPMPFTLPEDGGEAWLTLRVTTADEEAWAPRGTEVCVPQVRLRAATPVGSVATEDSSVEVDEDGLLVHPLLTAAPVLSLWRTPTDNDELGGMAVRWRAWGLDALERKLVDVRRESAGVTVVAEYATPAGAVRHEQVFTRVEGGVRIEETAQLPAALDDVPRVGSVFETVAGLDVLEWYGQGPWESYPDRSTGAPVGHHSLPVDELFTPYLRPQESGGRHGVRRFTLSAPDATGLAVALDEPRQVTVTRYRAADLAAATHHDELVPRPGCVVHLDAAHRGVGTASCGPDTSADHLVPAGTHRWSWTLRVL